One window from the genome of Salvia splendens isolate huo1 chromosome 9, SspV2, whole genome shotgun sequence encodes:
- the LOC121749031 gene encoding protein RER1A-like, whose protein sequence is MEGTGGDGPSAAAAALDQRRHELSKLFQHYLDKSTPHSLYRWIGTVCLVLLYAVRVYYVQGFYIVTYGLGIYLLNLLIGFLSPLVDPELEPSEGPSLPTKGSDEFKPFIRRLPEFKFWYAITKAFCVAFLMTFFSMFDVPVFWPILLCYWIVLLFLTMKRQIMHMIKYRYIPFNLGKQKYGKKKPASSASSPRD, encoded by the exons ATGGAGGGAACCGGAGGTGATGGTCCCTCAGCAGCTGCTGCAGCACTTGACCAACGGAGGCATGAGCTGTCAAAACTTTTTCAGCACTATCTAGATAAATCTACCCCACATTCTCTTTATCGGTGGATTGGGACAGTTTGTTTGGTGCTTCTATATGCTGTCCGGGTTTATTATGTTCAGGGATTCTACATTGTTACATATGGTTTGGGGATCTACCTTCTGAATTTGCTAATTGGGTTTTTGTCACCTCTTGTTGATCCCGAGCTGGAACCGAGCGAAGGACCTTCACTGCCCACTAAGGGTTCTGACGAGTTCAAGCCTTTCATTCGTCGTCTTCCTGAGTTCAAATTCTG GTATGCCATCACAAAGGCTTTCTGTGTAGCTTTCCTGATGACATTCTTTTCCATGTTCGATGTTCCAGTATTTTGGCCTATCCTATTATGTTATTGGATTGTTCTTCTTTTCCTAACAATGAAGCGTCAAATCATGCACATGATCAAGTACAGATACATTCCGTTTAATTTGGGGAAACAG AAATATGGAAAGAAAAAGCCGGCGTCCAGTGCCAGCAGCCCCCGAGACTGA